TGTATAAGAGACAGACCTAAGGTTATGGTGCCAACAACAATATTGTCAGAATCAAGCGCCCTAGTGGCCGCTTGTTTAAAAATTTCAGAAAAGCATTCCATTTTGCCAATTTCATCAAGAATTATAATATGATTTTCAATTGGTTGTATCGCAGGGACAGCAATTGTTTCAATATTGTGGATGTCCACACCATAGCGGCGTATTCTATACGGCGAAGCAATGTCCTGATGCGCCAAATAGCCCACTTTGCCATCAAGCGTATGCATAATAAACCCAACGCGCCTTCCCTCTACTCGCTCCTCTTGTG
This DNA window, taken from Spirochaetota bacterium, encodes the following:
- a CDS encoding nucleoside-triphosphatase, with translation MKKNIFLTGAPSSGKTTVIKKVVAMLSNPKCGFYTQEERVEGRRVGFIMHTLDGKVGYLAHQDIASPYRIRRYGVDIHNIETIAVPAIQPIENHIIILDEIGKMECFSEIFKQAATRALDSDNIVVGTITLGLSLI